AATGACGACCTTCTCATGCAGGCCGCGCAGCCTGACGGCCTGGGCCGCCAGCATTTCATGGTAAGGCACGAAATACGCTATGCGGCGCTGGTCTATCTCCGACGGCGTCGGTTCCGCGCCGGGCAGATACAGCGGATCGCCGTCGAAGGTCTCGGTCGGGCATAGCGTCGTTGTCGTCTGCCCGGGATAGAGCGAGGCGCCGGAAGGATCGCGGTTGACGTCGATAACGGTGCGCGAGATCGACGTATGCACAATCGTCGCGCCAAGGCCGGCGGCGAAATCGTAGAGCTTGTCGATCCACCAGTCGCAATCGCGGCGGCCGAGCCAGGGCGAGACCAGCCGATTGTCGATGCCGGCGAGATCGATACCCGTGTGCGGGATCGACACCAACAGGGGTGCCGTGCCTTCGGTCACTGTCAGCCAGTCGGTCATGTCAGACTCCCGAGATCGAAGGCAATGTCACCGCGCTCGCAGCCTTGATGGCAGCGCCGCTGCGCACCATAGCGATGGCTTTTTCCATGTCAGGGTGGAAATGCCGGTCATTGTCGAGATGCGGCACCTCGGCACGGACCAGCTTGCGAACAGCTTCCAGAGCTGCACTCGACGCCAGCGGCGCATGGAAATCGCAGCCCTGCGCGGCGGCCAAGAGTTCGATGCCGATGACGGCCGTGGCGTTTTCGATCATGCCGATCAGCCGGCGCGCGCCATGTGCGGCCATCGAGACGTGGTCTTCCTGGTTGGCCGAGGTCGGGATGGAATCGACACTTGCCGGATAGGCCTTCTGCTTGTTCTCAGAGACGAGCGCCGCCGCCGTCACCTGCGGGATCATGAAGCCGGAGTTCAGGCCGGGCTTCGGCGTCAGGAAGGCCGGCATGCCGGACAGCGCGGGGTCTACCAGCATGGCGATGCGGCGCTCCGACAGCGAGCCGATCTCGCAGACGGCAAGCGCGATCATGTCGGCAGCGAAAGCCACCGGCTCGGCGTGGAAATTGCCGCCTGAAAGCGCAGTATCGTCCTCGGCGAAGATCAGCGGATTGTCGGTGACGCCATTGGCCTCGGTGCCGAGCGTATCGGCGGCCTGGCGCAGCACGCTGAGCGCCGCACCCATCACCTGCGGCTGGCAGCGCAGGCAGTACGGATCCTGCACGCGCTCATCGCCGACGCGGTGCGATTCACGGATAGCGCTGCCGGCCATCAGATTGCGCAGCGCTGCCGCCGTCTCGATCTGGCCCGGGTGTTTTCTGAGGAGATGGATGCGCGGATCGAAGGGTGCATCGGAGCCCTTGGCAGCGTCGGTCGACAGCGCCCCGGCGACCAGCGCCGACTGATACAGCACTTCGGCTTCGAACAGAGCGGCCAGCGCGTAGGCGGTGGAAAACTGCGTCCCGTTGAGCAGCGCCAGACCTTCCTTGGCGCCAAGCGTCACCGGCTCCAGGCCGTGCGAGACGAAAGCGACCTTGGCCGGGAAGCGGCCATGCGGTGTAATGCATTCGCCAACGCCGATCATCACCGCAGTCATGTGCGACAGCGGCGCGAGATCTCCGGAGGCGCCGACCGAGCCCTGCGCCGGCACGACGGGGATGACGTCGTTGGCCAGCATCGCTTCCAGCAATTCGATGGTTTGCGGCCGCACGCCCGACGCACCCTGCGCCAGGCTGGCGAGCTTCAGCGCCATCATCAACCGAACCACAGCGACCGGCATCGGCTCGCCGACGCCGGCGGCATGCGACAAAACGATGTTGCGTTGCAGGGTCTCTAGATCCTCGGCCGGAATGCGGACGCTGGCCAGTTTGCCGAAGCCGGTGTTGATGCCATAGACCGGCTCACCCTTGGCGACGATGCGGGCGACAGCCTCGGCGCTGGCCTTGATTTTTGGCCGGCAGGAGGCGTCGAGCTTCGGCATGGCGCCACGATAGATAGCGCGCCAGTCGGCCAGCGTCGCATTGCCGGGCTTCAGGTTAAGTTCGGTCATTGTCCTCTCCAGATGCGGGCATGGAGCGGGTTGAAGCCCATGCGGTAGACGAGTTCGGCCGGACGCTCGATGTCCCAGATCGCCAGGTCGGCGGATTTTCCTGCCTCAAGCGTGCCGGTCTTGCCAAGCAGCCCAAGCGCGCGGGCAGCCTCGCGAGTGGTGCCGGCCAGGCATTCCTCGACGGTCAGGCCGAAAAGCGTCGCCGCCATGTTCATGGTCAGCAACAGCGAGGTCAGCGGCGACGTCCCGGGATTGTTGTCGGTGGCGACCGCCATCTTGACGCCGTGCTGGCGGAACAGGCCGACCGGCGGCTTCCTGGTTTCGCGGATGAAATAGTAGGCGCCGGGCAGAATGGTCGCCACGGTGCCGGCCTTGGCCATCGCTGCGGCGCCGGCCTCGTCGGTGTATTCGAGATGGTCGGCCGACAGCGCGCCATAGCGGGCGGCGAGTTCGGCGCCATGCAAATTGGACAGCTGGTCGGCATGGAGTTTGACCGGCAGGCCAAGCGCCTTAGCCTTGTCGAAGACGCGGGCAATCTGTTCCGGCGAAAAGGCAATGCCCTCGCAAAAGCCGTCTACGGCGTCAGCCAGGCCCTCGGCGGCGATTGCGGGCAGGATCGTGTTGGCGACGAGATCGACAAAAGCGTCCTTGTCGCCTTTTGCTTCCGGCGGCAGCGCATGCGCGCCGAGGAAGGTGGTGCGGACCGTGACCGGGCGTTGCTTGTCCAGCTGCCGCGCGGCGCGAAGCGACTTCTGTTCATTTTCGAGATCGAGCCCGTAACCCGACTTTACCTCTACCGTGGTGA
This region of Mesorhizobium sp. C432A genomic DNA includes:
- the hutG gene encoding N-formylglutamate deformylase; the protein is MTDWLTVTEGTAPLLVSIPHTGIDLAGIDNRLVSPWLGRRDCDWWIDKLYDFAAGLGATIVHTSISRTVIDVNRDPSGASLYPGQTTTTLCPTETFDGDPLYLPGAEPTPSEIDQRRIAYFVPYHEMLAAQAVRLRGLHEKVVIYDCHSIRSVLPRLFYGTLPVFNLGTNDGQTADPTLQALVGQIMAESGESNVINGRFKGGWITRYFGNPQGGYHALQMELADRGYLREPEGKGEPDNWPVPYDAEFAAPMRATLTKILQSAIDWAGR
- the hutH gene encoding histidine ammonia-lyase, coding for MTELNLKPGNATLADWRAIYRGAMPKLDASCRPKIKASAEAVARIVAKGEPVYGINTGFGKLASVRIPAEDLETLQRNIVLSHAAGVGEPMPVAVVRLMMALKLASLAQGASGVRPQTIELLEAMLANDVIPVVPAQGSVGASGDLAPLSHMTAVMIGVGECITPHGRFPAKVAFVSHGLEPVTLGAKEGLALLNGTQFSTAYALAALFEAEVLYQSALVAGALSTDAAKGSDAPFDPRIHLLRKHPGQIETAAALRNLMAGSAIRESHRVGDERVQDPYCLRCQPQVMGAALSVLRQAADTLGTEANGVTDNPLIFAEDDTALSGGNFHAEPVAFAADMIALAVCEIGSLSERRIAMLVDPALSGMPAFLTPKPGLNSGFMIPQVTAAALVSENKQKAYPASVDSIPTSANQEDHVSMAAHGARRLIGMIENATAVIGIELLAAAQGCDFHAPLASSAALEAVRKLVRAEVPHLDNDRHFHPDMEKAIAMVRSGAAIKAASAVTLPSISGV
- the hutI gene encoding imidazolonepropionase, which gives rise to MAAQDKSRAGGLQLWRDARLATMAEGVAGVGIVEKGAIVARDGVIVYAGPEADMPSALAQGGETTDCEGRWITPGLIDCHTHLIHAGNRANEFEMRLAGATYEEVARAGGGIVSSVKSLRAASEDALVAQTLPRLDALMAEGVTTVEVKSGYGLDLENEQKSLRAARQLDKQRPVTVRTTFLGAHALPPEAKGDKDAFVDLVANTILPAIAAEGLADAVDGFCEGIAFSPEQIARVFDKAKALGLPVKLHADQLSNLHGAELAARYGALSADHLEYTDEAGAAAMAKAGTVATILPGAYYFIRETRKPPVGLFRQHGVKMAVATDNNPGTSPLTSLLLTMNMAATLFGLTVEECLAGTTREAARALGLLGKTGTLEAGKSADLAIWDIERPAELVYRMGFNPLHARIWRGQ